A stretch of [Clostridium] innocuum DNA encodes these proteins:
- a CDS encoding 4-hydroxybutyrate dehydrogenase — protein sequence MDVFQQKTKILQYETVQEFLRDFTFQKKDYILASRSIYEAFFRDSTGRASIAFHSDYGQGEPDDRMLDAMLKDMREKQPERIIAIGGGSVIDCAKLFVLEGTASAEDMFLHRCTPEKSRELIAMPTTCGSGSEVSRISICELTSLHTKLGLAVDALYPDQAVLIPELLSKLPFFYFVTSGIDALIHASESFVSPKSNAYTRMFSAEAIRLLLHGFQVIAKEGEDARMRLLGDFMQASNFAGIAFGNTGTGAVHALSYPLSGIYHVTHGEANYQFFTAVFQTYEAREKYSVYDIKKLFSEALSCSMEDAFTCMETLFSTLLARKPLHEYGMKESEIKRFTDSVIESQQRLLSNSAIPLSRDEIHSIYKALF from the coding sequence ATGGACGTATTTCAACAAAAAACAAAGATTCTGCAATATGAAACGGTACAGGAGTTTCTGAGGGATTTCACCTTTCAAAAGAAGGATTACATTTTAGCAAGCCGCAGTATTTACGAAGCATTCTTTCGGGATTCCACCGGCAGGGCTTCTATCGCCTTTCACAGTGATTATGGTCAGGGAGAACCCGATGATCGCATGCTGGATGCGATGCTGAAAGATATGCGGGAAAAACAGCCTGAGCGTATTATTGCAATCGGCGGCGGCAGTGTGATTGACTGTGCCAAGCTGTTTGTATTGGAAGGAACTGCCAGTGCTGAGGATATGTTTCTGCACAGATGTACACCGGAAAAAAGCAGGGAGCTGATCGCCATGCCGACAACCTGCGGCTCTGGCTCTGAGGTCAGTCGGATTTCCATCTGTGAGCTTACATCACTGCATACCAAGCTGGGACTGGCCGTCGATGCACTGTATCCGGATCAGGCAGTTCTGATTCCAGAGCTGCTGTCCAAGCTGCCGTTCTTCTATTTTGTAACAAGCGGCATTGACGCTTTGATTCATGCGAGTGAATCCTTTGTATCCCCTAAATCCAATGCCTATACCCGCATGTTCAGTGCGGAGGCTATTCGCCTGCTGCTACATGGATTTCAAGTTATTGCAAAAGAGGGTGAAGATGCACGCATGCGACTGTTAGGGGATTTCATGCAGGCCAGCAACTTTGCGGGCATCGCATTTGGCAATACCGGTACAGGTGCAGTACATGCCCTCAGCTATCCGTTATCGGGAATCTACCATGTAACACACGGGGAAGCCAACTATCAGTTTTTCACAGCTGTATTCCAAACATATGAAGCACGGGAAAAATATAGTGTATATGATATAAAGAAACTGTTTTCAGAAGCTCTTTCCTGTTCCATGGAGGATGCCTTTACCTGTATGGAAACACTGTTTTCCACGCTTCTTGCACGAAAGCCGCTGCATGAATACGGTATGAAGGAAAGTGAAATCAAAAGATTCACAGACAGTGTAATCGAATCCCAGCAGCGCCTGCTTTCCAATAGTGCAATACCTCTTTCAAGAGATGAAATTCACTCTATTTACAAGGCTTTATTTTGA
- a CDS encoding polyphosphate polymerase domain-containing protein, whose protein sequence is MKQVIQRFEKKYLLDADQCRSFVMRIQPYITEDIYPASTIYNLYLDTEQFDLIHRSIEKPPFKEKLRIRSYTPVCSEEEPIYLEIKRKYAQIVCKRRMQLSYGECRRFLNNPYLSASQIEKELSYTLYHYQVQPRIFLAYDRISYVGKQEQQLRITMDSHIRSRFDHLSLNDHESNEELFHRDMILLEIKAERSYPLWLSSVLSDMRLYPTSFSKVGQVFYKKEKGELLCLQAS, encoded by the coding sequence ATGAAGCAGGTTATACAGAGATTTGAAAAAAAATATTTGCTGGATGCAGATCAGTGCCGCAGCTTTGTAATGCGCATCCAACCATATATTACAGAGGACATTTATCCGGCAAGCACCATATACAATCTTTATCTGGATACGGAGCAGTTTGATCTTATCCACCGTTCCATTGAAAAGCCGCCCTTTAAGGAGAAGCTGCGCATCCGCAGCTATACACCGGTATGCAGTGAAGAGGAACCCATATATCTGGAAATCAAACGCAAATATGCACAGATAGTCTGCAAGCGCAGAATGCAGCTGAGCTATGGTGAATGCCGCAGGTTTCTGAACAATCCCTATCTGAGTGCTAGTCAGATTGAAAAGGAACTATCCTATACGCTGTACCATTATCAGGTGCAGCCTAGAATCTTTCTGGCATATGATCGTATTTCCTATGTCGGAAAACAGGAACAGCAGCTGCGCATCACGATGGACAGCCATATTCGCAGCAGGTTTGACCATCTGTCCTTAAACGATCACGAAAGCAATGAAGAGTTGTTTCACAGAGATATGATTCTGCTGGAAATCAAGGCTGAAAGGAGTTATCCGCTGTGGCTGAGCAGCGTACTTTCGGATATGCGGCTGTACCCAACATCCTTTTCCAAGGTGGGACAGGTATTTTATAAAAAAGAAAAAGGAGAACTGTTATGTTTACAAGCATCTTAA
- a CDS encoding DUF4956 domain-containing protein encodes MFTSILNLEQGLTILDGVVCCMSALGLGLIIAWFYRRLGYCSHSFTVTLALLPALVQFVIMMVNGNLGTGIAVVGAFSLVRFRSLPGSSKEILFIFFSMAIGLAIGMGYVSFAAFMTIVVSMSAWLLFTLLQPNNLQLYKELKIVIPEDLDYTEVFDDILQSYCKSAELVRVKTIQLGAMLEMTYHVELKEVKQEKHMVDDIRCRNGNLNVIVAKRQAMQNEL; translated from the coding sequence ATGTTTACAAGCATCTTAAATCTGGAACAGGGTCTGACGATCCTGGACGGCGTGGTGTGCTGCATGAGTGCACTTGGTCTGGGACTGATCATTGCATGGTTTTATCGAAGGCTTGGGTACTGCTCTCACAGCTTTACTGTCACACTGGCACTGCTGCCCGCTCTTGTGCAGTTTGTCATCATGATGGTCAATGGTAATCTGGGAACCGGAATTGCCGTTGTCGGGGCCTTCAGTCTTGTACGGTTTCGCTCACTTCCGGGCAGCAGTAAGGAGATACTGTTCATCTTTTTCTCCATGGCAATCGGACTGGCAATCGGTATGGGCTATGTCAGCTTTGCGGCATTTATGACGATTGTTGTCAGTATGAGTGCATGGCTGCTGTTTACTCTTTTGCAGCCGAACAATCTGCAGCTGTATAAGGAACTGAAAATCGTGATCCCCGAGGATCTGGATTATACAGAGGTATTTGACGATATCCTGCAAAGCTACTGTAAAAGTGCTGAGCTTGTCCGCGTAAAAACGATACAGCTTGGCGCCATGCTGGAAATGACCTATCATGTGGAGTTGAAGGAAGTAAAACAGGAAAAGCATATGGTGGATGACATTCGCTGCCGCAATGGCAATCTGAATGTAATTGTAGCAAAAAGGCAGGCGATGCAGAATGAATTATAA
- a CDS encoding carbohydrate-binding domain-containing protein, translated as MNYKKAAWMSAFLAGALVLAGCQSDSDTEDTTSAVNTNTSAVKQSSTLSLEAEDYDTEINDAQKISLDEQSGDVKIKKAGTYQLSGTLKNGSVVVDAKAAVVRIVLDNAHIRSKNSAPVYVKQADKVIITLPKGTASSLKDTASYTVDEKEEPSAALFSKDDLTINGSGTLNITASYKNGIQCKDTLKLVDTNLNITAENDGIKVRDALLIYKGSYTVKAQGDGIVTTNEKEQGNLSIDQGTFAIEAQQDGLQSAGDLTIYDGVFTVTSGGGSVHRVDTGSALQPWGEFDDHDEAVQKSQKGIKAAKNMVLYKGSYTISSHDDALHANGSMDIKGGTYTLSSDDDGVHADDTLTIHNGTIQVKQSYEGMEANTIQIKGGALQIKASDDGINAAGDLGNPLLTIDGGTIYVDADGDGVDSNQDIVMNDGTLIVMGPESGGNGALDYDGSFAMNGGTLVAVGSSDMAMAPSTSSTQPSLMIRTDSTQPAETILYVQDEDGETILGVSSVKAWQNVVISTGTLKKGSTYDIYVGGSASSVKNGVFTNAKGGTLLASMTLNDVVSTYGNAGMLQGPQGGGRHP; from the coding sequence ATGAATTATAAAAAAGCCGCATGGATGTCCGCCTTTCTGGCCGGAGCACTTGTATTGGCAGGCTGTCAAAGTGATTCGGATACTGAGGACACCACATCTGCCGTTAACACAAATACTTCTGCGGTGAAACAAAGCAGCACTCTTTCTCTGGAGGCAGAGGACTACGATACGGAAATCAATGATGCACAAAAAATTTCACTGGATGAGCAAAGCGGTGATGTGAAGATAAAAAAGGCCGGCACGTATCAGCTGAGCGGCACACTGAAGAACGGTTCTGTTGTCGTGGATGCCAAGGCTGCCGTTGTTCGCATCGTATTGGATAATGCTCATATCAGGAGCAAAAACAGTGCACCGGTATATGTGAAGCAGGCGGATAAGGTCATCATCACACTGCCTAAGGGCACTGCCAGCTCCCTGAAGGATACAGCCTCCTATACTGTGGATGAAAAAGAAGAGCCAAGTGCGGCATTGTTTTCCAAGGATGATTTAACGATCAACGGCAGCGGTACACTGAACATCACAGCTTCTTATAAAAACGGTATCCAGTGCAAGGATACGCTGAAGCTGGTAGATACAAATTTGAACATCACGGCAGAGAACGATGGAATCAAGGTCAGGGACGCTTTACTTATTTACAAAGGCAGCTACACGGTAAAGGCACAGGGTGACGGCATTGTGACAACCAATGAAAAGGAACAGGGAAATCTGAGCATTGATCAGGGAACCTTTGCTATTGAAGCACAGCAGGACGGTTTACAGAGTGCAGGAGATCTTACGATTTACGACGGGGTCTTTACGGTTACCAGCGGCGGGGGAAGCGTTCATAGGGTTGACACCGGCTCCGCATTACAGCCTTGGGGAGAATTTGATGATCATGATGAAGCAGTCCAAAAGAGCCAGAAGGGAATCAAGGCCGCTAAGAATATGGTACTGTATAAGGGAAGCTATACCATCAGCTCTCATGATGATGCCCTGCATGCCAATGGAAGTATGGATATCAAAGGCGGTACCTATACCCTGTCAAGTGATGATGACGGTGTGCATGCGGATGATACGCTGACGATTCACAATGGCACAATACAGGTCAAACAGTCCTATGAAGGAATGGAGGCGAATACCATTCAAATCAAGGGTGGAGCACTTCAGATAAAAGCGAGTGATGACGGCATCAATGCGGCTGGTGATTTGGGGAATCCATTGCTTACCATAGACGGAGGAACCATTTATGTAGACGCTGATGGAGATGGTGTGGACAGCAATCAGGATATTGTGATGAATGATGGTACCCTGATTGTCATGGGGCCTGAAAGCGGCGGCAACGGGGCACTGGATTATGATGGCAGCTTTGCGATGAACGGGGGAACGCTGGTTGCAGTGGGAAGCAGTGATATGGCGATGGCTCCTTCGACCTCCAGTACGCAGCCCTCTCTTATGATTCGTACAGACAGTACACAACCTGCGGAAACAATTTTGTATGTGCAGGATGAAGATGGCGAAACCATACTGGGTGTGTCTTCGGTGAAGGCATGGCAGAATGTGGTCATCAGTACGGGTACATTGAAGAAAGGGAGTACCTATGATATCTATGTAGGCGGCAGTGCCTCCTCCGTGAAAAATGGTGTCTTTACAAACGCAAAGGGCGGTACGTTGCTGGCATCCATGACGCTGAATGATGTGGTGTCCACGTATGGAAACGCAGGTATGCTGCAGGGGCCACAGGGAGGCGGTAGGCATCCATAA